One genomic window of Euwallacea fornicatus isolate EFF26 chromosome 7, ASM4011564v1, whole genome shotgun sequence includes the following:
- the LOC136340001 gene encoding dnaJ homolog subfamily C member 28 isoform X1, whose amino-acid sequence MASILMKSGLLRGRLPATYIYNAVRYRKIADEQEYKRCFKILEIDESSDHEQIRSAYLALVKRYHPDSGTEESDVNKFHEIDHAFKTIMLKNSKERWDVPEESDNIQEQEIKHTAPQHRQYLSLDGIGSGNPFQREKQYSKIRAIKAADNVYKHRISKVTAEEHTLMEKVPLKHKIKTKYGFERLVEDLIQESISKGEFNNLKNFGKPLPEHTNKNPYVDFVTHKLNEVLIDNGFTPEWILLQKEIRKEAALLRKQLFAARQYFGPYPLTVEDNIDWSEKVYEFKKVVDQINMKIAKFNLVVPILNKQMLLICLEKEAQRAMIRGNGYEDLRYEGPESKKRGSKKQLPEPSENVNIFKIIDFIFGPK is encoded by the exons atggcttcaattttaatgaaatctgGGTTATTGAGAGGTCGTCTACCCGCCACCTATATCTACAATGCAGTTCGCTACAGAAAGATTGCAGATGAGCAGGAATACAAG CGATGCTTCAAAATACTTGAGATTGATGAGTCCAGCGATCACGAACAAATAAGATCTGCTTATCTGGCCCTGGTAAAGAGGTATCATCCTGATAGTGGGACTGAGGAATCGGATGTAAACAAGTTTCACGAa ATTGACCACGCTTTCAAAACTATAATGCTcaaaaattctaaagaaaGATGGGACGTTCCAGAGGAGAGTGACAACATACAGGAACAAGAAATCAAG CATACAGCTCCGCAACATCGGCAATATTTAAGTCTCGATGGAATAGGCTCTGGTAATCCCTTCCAAAGAGAAAAGCAATACAGTAAAATCAGGGCAATAAAAGCGGCTGACAACGTCTACAAGCACAGAATATCCAAAGTGACCGCAGAAGAACATACTTTAATGGAAAAGGTTcctttaaaacacaaaataaaaaccaa GTATGGGTTTGAGAGATTGGTGGAAGATTTAATTCAGGAATCCATATCAAAGGGagaatttaacaatttaaaaaatttcggaAAGCCTCTGCCGGAGCACACTAACAAAAACCCGTACGTGGATTTCGTTACACATAAACTAAACGAG GTGCTGATAGATAATGGATTTACCCCGGAGTGGATCTTGCTGCAAAAGGAAATTCGGAAAGAGGCAGCTTTGCTACGCAAACAGTTGTTTGCCGCGAGGCAATATTTCGGTCCATATCCGCTCACGGTCGAGGACAACATTGACTGGAGTGAAAAAGTCTACGAGTTCAAGAAAGTGGTGGATCaaattaacatgaaaattgctaAGTTTAATTTGGTGGTGCCTATCCTCAATAAGCAGATGCTGCTAATTTGTCTGGAAAAGGAGGCTCAAAGGGCAATGATCAGGGGAAACGGGTATGAGGACTTGCGGTACGAAGGGCCTGAGTCGAAAAAACGAGGCAGCAAGAAGCAGCTGCCAGAACCGAgcgaaaatgtaaatatatttaagaTTATCGACTTTATTTTTGGGCCTAAATGA
- the LOC136340001 gene encoding dnaJ homolog subfamily C member 28 isoform X2, with product MASILMKSGLLRGRLPATYIYNAVRYRKIADEQEYKIDHAFKTIMLKNSKERWDVPEESDNIQEQEIKHTAPQHRQYLSLDGIGSGNPFQREKQYSKIRAIKAADNVYKHRISKVTAEEHTLMEKVPLKHKIKTKYGFERLVEDLIQESISKGEFNNLKNFGKPLPEHTNKNPYVDFVTHKLNEVLIDNGFTPEWILLQKEIRKEAALLRKQLFAARQYFGPYPLTVEDNIDWSEKVYEFKKVVDQINMKIAKFNLVVPILNKQMLLICLEKEAQRAMIRGNGYEDLRYEGPESKKRGSKKQLPEPSENVNIFKIIDFIFGPK from the exons atggcttcaattttaatgaaatctgGGTTATTGAGAGGTCGTCTACCCGCCACCTATATCTACAATGCAGTTCGCTACAGAAAGATTGCAGATGAGCAGGAATACAAG ATTGACCACGCTTTCAAAACTATAATGCTcaaaaattctaaagaaaGATGGGACGTTCCAGAGGAGAGTGACAACATACAGGAACAAGAAATCAAG CATACAGCTCCGCAACATCGGCAATATTTAAGTCTCGATGGAATAGGCTCTGGTAATCCCTTCCAAAGAGAAAAGCAATACAGTAAAATCAGGGCAATAAAAGCGGCTGACAACGTCTACAAGCACAGAATATCCAAAGTGACCGCAGAAGAACATACTTTAATGGAAAAGGTTcctttaaaacacaaaataaaaaccaa GTATGGGTTTGAGAGATTGGTGGAAGATTTAATTCAGGAATCCATATCAAAGGGagaatttaacaatttaaaaaatttcggaAAGCCTCTGCCGGAGCACACTAACAAAAACCCGTACGTGGATTTCGTTACACATAAACTAAACGAG GTGCTGATAGATAATGGATTTACCCCGGAGTGGATCTTGCTGCAAAAGGAAATTCGGAAAGAGGCAGCTTTGCTACGCAAACAGTTGTTTGCCGCGAGGCAATATTTCGGTCCATATCCGCTCACGGTCGAGGACAACATTGACTGGAGTGAAAAAGTCTACGAGTTCAAGAAAGTGGTGGATCaaattaacatgaaaattgctaAGTTTAATTTGGTGGTGCCTATCCTCAATAAGCAGATGCTGCTAATTTGTCTGGAAAAGGAGGCTCAAAGGGCAATGATCAGGGGAAACGGGTATGAGGACTTGCGGTACGAAGGGCCTGAGTCGAAAAAACGAGGCAGCAAGAAGCAGCTGCCAGAACCGAgcgaaaatgtaaatatatttaagaTTATCGACTTTATTTTTGGGCCTAAATGA
- the LOC136340007 gene encoding SUZ RNA-binding domain-containing: protein MAAKQQDEALEIDNWEEIEETDVLEQKFNQLIMPSLDERSINGNINKGPITVTLTGDDALRSQYVSTEPAVKILKRPPKWVPVTNDNKMAVPKKTLQQREQEYAKARLRILGESSSEKPEERICIIKPDVKPKTSETENLIRMPKGPDGSNGFNMRR, encoded by the exons ATGGCTGCTAAACAGCAGGATGAAGCCCTAGAAATTGATAATTGGGAAGAAATTGAAGAGACGGAC GTCTTGGAACAGAAATTCAATCAGTTAATTATGCCCAGCTTAGATGAAAGAAG tATAAATGGTAATATCAACAAAGGTCCTATTACGGTGACATTAACAGGTGATGATGCACTTCGATCTCAGTATGTCTCCACAGAGCCAGCAGTTAAGATCTTAAAAAGACCCCCAAAATGGGTTCCTGTGACCAATGATAATAAGATGGCAGTGCCAAAGAAGACGTTGCAGCAAAGAGAACAGGAGTATGCCAAGGCACGCCTTAGGATATTAGGGGAATCTAGTTCAGAGAAACCTGAGGAAAG aatatgcATAATAAAACCTGATGTAAAGCCTAAAACATCTGAAacggaaaatttaataagaatgCCAAAGGGGCCTGATGGATCAAATGGATTTAATATGCGAAGGTAG